A genomic region of Oncorhynchus mykiss isolate Arlee chromosome 16, USDA_OmykA_1.1, whole genome shotgun sequence contains the following coding sequences:
- the LOC110492828 gene encoding alpha-synuclein isoform X2, which produces MDVLMKGFSMAKEGVVAAAEKTKAGVEGAAAKTKEGVMYVGSKTKEGMDAGVNIVANRDQANIVGDPTAGADLLQGGMENTGQAAEYGGMEQGGEGGEGGY; this is translated from the exons ATGGATGTACTGATGAAGGGGTTCAGCATGGCCAAGGAGGGGGTGGTGGCCGCTGCGGAGAAGACCAAGGCTGGGGTGGAGGGGGCAGCCGCTAAGACCAAGGAGGGTGTCATGTATGTAG GTTCAAAGACAAAGGAGGGAATGGACGCAGGGGTAAACatag TTGCTAACCGCGACCAGGCGAACATCGTCGGGGACCCCACTGCTGGAGCTGACCTCTTACAGGGAGGCATGGAGAATACCGGACAAGCG gcagAATATGGAGGAATGGagcagggaggagaaggaggagaa ggcggttactag
- the LOC110492828 gene encoding alpha-synuclein isoform X1: MDVLMKGFSMAKEGVVAAAEKTKAGVEGAAAKTKEGVMYVGSKTKEGMDAGVNIVANRDQANIVGDPTAGADLLQGGMENTGQAEEPQPVYEAEYGGMEQGGEGGEGGY; this comes from the exons ATGGATGTACTGATGAAGGGGTTCAGCATGGCCAAGGAGGGGGTGGTGGCCGCTGCGGAGAAGACCAAGGCTGGGGTGGAGGGGGCAGCCGCTAAGACCAAGGAGGGTGTCATGTATGTAG GTTCAAAGACAAAGGAGGGAATGGACGCAGGGGTAAACatag TTGCTAACCGCGACCAGGCGAACATCGTCGGGGACCCCACTGCTGGAGCTGACCTCTTACAGGGAGGCATGGAGAATACCGGACAAGCG GAGGAGCCTCAGCCTGTATACGAG gcagAATATGGAGGAATGGagcagggaggagaaggaggagaa ggcggttactag